One window of Desulfovibrio subterraneus genomic DNA carries:
- a CDS encoding MgtC/SapB family protein, which translates to MLESLGNHIHLEHLGSLLLAGLLGGCIGYERERRGQAAGFRTNILVAIGACLMMQLSLYMEELFRHLDSQAVVRLDPGRIASYAIASIGFVGGGAIIKGKGSVRGLTTAASLWLVTGIGLAVGAGLFLPAIMATAIISAVLFLLPTFMKRMPPKNMLVILTVVFRKNVQMHNEILKIIEESKDFTSHTVGFEVDACSSVTTYKFRLVGREDAGWVKLYETLRMLDDVCKVGLEESPIP; encoded by the coding sequence ATGCTGGAATCATTGGGAAATCACATTCATCTGGAACACCTGGGCAGCCTGCTTCTCGCAGGCCTTCTGGGCGGGTGCATAGGATATGAACGCGAACGTCGCGGACAGGCAGCCGGTTTTCGAACCAACATTCTGGTCGCCATAGGCGCCTGCCTCATGATGCAGCTTTCGCTGTACATGGAGGAACTGTTCAGACACCTCGACTCGCAGGCTGTTGTGCGCCTCGACCCCGGCAGAATAGCTTCTTACGCCATTGCCAGCATCGGCTTTGTGGGTGGCGGTGCTATCATCAAGGGCAAGGGCAGTGTCAGAGGCCTCACCACAGCGGCCAGTCTCTGGCTTGTCACAGGCATCGGCCTTGCCGTTGGTGCCGGGCTTTTTCTCCCCGCCATCATGGCCACGGCCATCATCTCTGCCGTACTCTTTCTGCTGCCCACCTTCATGAAGCGCATGCCCCCGAAAAACATGCTGGTGATTCTCACTGTGGTATTCAGGAAGAACGTGCAGATGCACAATGAAATCCTCAAGATTATTGAAGAAAGCAAGGATTTCACGTCGCATACCGTAGGATTTGAAGTGGATGCCTGCTCATCTGTCACCACTTACAAGTTCAGGCTTGTAGGACGTGAAGACGCAGGATGGGTGAAGCTCTATGAAACGCTGCGGATGCTGGACGACGTCTGCAAGGTCGGGCTGGAAGAATCGCCCATTCCATAG